A window of Campylobacter pinnipediorum subsp. pinnipediorum contains these coding sequences:
- the acpS gene encoding holo-ACP synthase produces MIGVDIISIDRISKLNERFKDNFLRRFLSEHEISIAKNDASIAGLWAAKEAASKALGVGIGTECSFFDIIITKDKKNAPIIDFSDKVKKSFGIKNSALSISHDGGFAIAVVVVQTLDKP; encoded by the coding sequence ATGATAGGTGTAGATATCATATCTATAGATAGAATTTCAAAGCTTAACGAGCGTTTTAAAGATAATTTTCTAAGACGCTTTTTAAGCGAACACGAGATATCTATAGCAAAAAATGATGCAAGTATAGCTGGTCTTTGGGCAGCAAAAGAAGCAGCAAGTAAAGCCTTGGGTGTAGGCATAGGTACTGAGTGTAGCTTTTTTGATATCATCATCACAAAAGATAAAAAAAACGCACCCATTATAGACTTTAGCGATAAAGTCAAAAAAAGCTTTGGCATAAAAAACTCAGCCCTTAGTATAAGCCACGATGGTGGTTTTGCTATAGCGGTTGTTGTAGTGCAAACATTAGACAAACCATAA
- the fliL gene encoding flagellar basal body-associated protein FliL, with protein sequence MADEEKEVKEETKKSGKGLIIAIIGVVIVLLLAIGGVIIFLLSGDDENTQMQQQVSQTAPKSRMPGKRSSDYMNMGPIYPLDQFIVNLLSENGSRFLKTKIDLEQSNESLMAELDKKKALLRDIIIRTLSSKTFEEVSTAKGKDKLKDEIVGKINEVLSDGYIKNIYFTDFVVQ encoded by the coding sequence ATGGCAGATGAAGAAAAAGAAGTAAAAGAAGAAACCAAAAAAAGTGGTAAAGGGCTTATTATAGCAATTATAGGTGTAGTTATTGTTTTATTACTAGCTATAGGTGGTGTTATAATATTTTTATTATCAGGAGATGATGAAAACACACAAATGCAGCAACAAGTCTCTCAAACAGCACCAAAATCAAGAATGCCAGGCAAAAGAAGTAGCGACTATATGAATATGGGACCTATTTATCCACTTGATCAATTCATAGTGAATTTACTAAGTGAGAACGGCTCAAGATTTTTAAAAACAAAAATAGACTTAGAGCAAAGCAATGAATCACTTATGGCAGAATTAGACAAGAAAAAAGCACTTTTAAGAGATATCATCATACGAACTCTATCATCAAAGACATTTGAAGAAGTAAGCACAGCAAAAGGCAAAGACAAACTAAAAGATGAGATAGTAGGTAAGATAAATGAAGTTTTAAGTGATGGCTATATCAAAAACATATATTTTACTGATTTTGTGGTGCAATGA
- the hemC gene encoding hydroxymethylbilane synthase: MKTIKIATRKSILAMWQSEHIKQKLITQHKDLDVELVGMTTKGDVILDTPLAKIGGKGLFTKELEISMLNGDTHIAVHSLKDVPVEFPDGLVLAATCSREDVRDALISEKYKHISELPIGAKIGTTSLRRRMQLLLLRPDLKIFSLRGNVQTRLKKLKDGEFDAIILAKAGANRLNLQNDVRYITPFELDEMIPSMGQGALGIEAVNKKEIIQKIDFLNDEKTIIETKIERDFVATLQGGCQVPIGINALLQNDTIDIRAIVGMPDASKYIKDSIKVSKSEYKDIGTILANEFIKKGAKEILKQAEIMGNQI; this comes from the coding sequence ATGAAAACGATCAAAATTGCTACTAGAAAAAGCATACTGGCGATGTGGCAAAGCGAACACATCAAGCAAAAACTTATAACACAGCATAAAGATTTAGATGTTGAGCTTGTAGGCATGACAACCAAAGGCGATGTTATCTTAGATACCCCTCTTGCAAAAATAGGAGGAAAAGGACTTTTTACAAAAGAGCTTGAGATTAGTATGCTAAACGGAGATACACACATAGCAGTTCATAGTCTAAAAGATGTTCCAGTTGAGTTTCCTGATGGACTTGTGTTGGCAGCCACTTGCTCCCGCGAAGATGTAAGAGATGCTCTTATATCTGAAAAATACAAACATATAAGCGAACTTCCAATAGGCGCAAAAATAGGCACAACAAGCCTAAGAAGAAGAATGCAACTTTTACTGCTAAGACCTGATTTAAAGATATTTTCTCTTCGCGGAAATGTCCAAACAAGACTTAAAAAGCTAAAAGATGGTGAATTTGACGCTATCATCTTAGCAAAAGCAGGGGCAAATAGACTAAACTTACAAAACGATGTTAGATATATAACGCCTTTTGAATTAGATGAGATGATACCATCTATGGGACAAGGCGCATTAGGCATAGAGGCTGTAAACAAAAAAGAGATAATACAAAAGATTGATTTTTTAAATGATGAAAAAACCATCATAGAAACAAAAATAGAGCGTGATTTTGTAGCGACACTTCAAGGTGGATGCCAAGTCCCTATAGGCATAAACGCCTTATTACAAAATGACACGATAGATATAAGAGCTATAGTTGGTATGCCTGATGCAAGTAAATACATAAAAGACAGTATAAAAGTAAGCAAGAGCGAGTATAAAGATATAGGCACTATACTGGCAAATGAATTTATAAAAAAAGGTGCAAAAGAGATATTAAAACAAGCTGAAATTATGGGCAATCAAATTTAA
- a CDS encoding FxsA family protein, producing MLIRLKSSLFIPYIIAETVFTVIYISNYGFLSLVGEVFLSAIIGFLFIFNIGFFNLTSKINMIKPSDIFSSIGIGIGGFLLFLPGLISDTFGIIVITISLIYKLVKKPDYKQNERDFRYDRYDNEEEIIDVEVIDDTHHIR from the coding sequence ATGCTAATTAGACTTAAAAGCTCACTTTTTATACCATATATAATCGCAGAAACAGTATTTACGGTTATTTATATAAGCAATTATGGTTTTTTATCATTAGTTGGCGAAGTATTTTTAAGTGCTATAATTGGTTTTTTATTTATATTTAACATAGGCTTTTTCAACCTAACATCTAAGATAAATATGATAAAACCAAGCGATATTTTTAGCTCTATTGGTATAGGCATAGGTGGATTTTTGCTATTTTTACCGGGGCTTATAAGCGATACTTTTGGAATTATAGTTATAACAATAAGTCTTATTTACAAGCTAGTAAAAAAACCTGACTATAAACAAAATGAACGTGATTTTAGATATGATAGATATGATAACGAAGAAGAGATTATAGATGTTGAAGTTATTGATGACACTCATCACATTCGCTAG